The Thermodesulfobacteriota bacterium genome has a segment encoding these proteins:
- a CDS encoding alpha/beta hydrolase, with the protein MKLEKVFFKSEHCNIAGVLHLPSHTERPPCVVASHGLLSSKESEKYISLGHRMAEEGMALLRFDFRGIGESEGGEEDQTISKKLIDLGSALQFVRSYLGPNIRVGLVGSSLGGFLSLIQASKEKAIEALVVWATPLQLKDLETKKQKEDYPLPPRAFFEDLPNHCLLPLLPKVSRCLVIHGEEDELVPPEEPWEIFRHLGLPKELHVIGGADHRLFQPDHRRRAIELTVDWFKKFLF; encoded by the coding sequence GTGAAATTGGAGAAGGTCTTTTTTAAAAGTGAACATTGTAACATTGCAGGAGTCCTCCATCTTCCCTCACACACCGAACGACCTCCCTGCGTGGTGGCCTCCCATGGATTGCTGTCGAGCAAGGAGAGCGAAAAGTATATCTCCCTCGGCCACAGGATGGCCGAAGAGGGAATGGCCCTGCTCAGGTTCGATTTCAGGGGGATCGGAGAAAGCGAGGGGGGGGAGGAGGATCAGACGATCAGCAAGAAGCTGATCGACCTGGGCTCGGCTCTCCAATTTGTCCGATCCTATCTTGGCCCGAATATCCGGGTGGGGCTGGTGGGGTCAAGCCTCGGAGGTTTCCTATCCTTGATTCAGGCCTCGAAGGAGAAGGCCATCGAGGCCCTGGTCGTCTGGGCCACGCCCCTCCAGCTGAAAGACCTCGAAACCAAAAAACAGAAGGAGGACTATCCCCTCCCGCCGAGGGCCTTTTTCGAAGATCTCCCGAACCATTGCCTCCTCCCCCTTCTGCCAAAGGTCTCGAGATGCCTGGTCATCCATGGGGAGGAGGACGAGCTCGTCCCTCCCGAGGAGCCCTGGGAGATCTTTCGACATCTCGGCCTGCCCAAGGAACTTCACGTGATCGGAGGAGCGGACCATCGGCTTTTTCAGCCTGACCATCGGAGGCGTGCGATCGAACTGACCGTCGACTGGTTCAAGAAGTTTCTTTTCTGA
- a CDS encoding metal-dependent hydrolase produces the protein MDSLTHTITGAVIAEAIKDEKIGRWGFLAGMAAGIFPDGDFVLGLIDSQFSIQYHRDFTHSLFLIPFFGLFLSWAFAKISRRPHLWRYYKVCLPVLLSHVLLDLLTSYGTMILSPFSNLRFSLDLVFIIDLLFSGMVLLPFLVSLFFRKAGPWLCRGSLLGLLLYILFCGYQQGEALKEAKHFTRGLDERVVQVAALPQPLSPFRWALLVETEEKVYQGFVDLRKREHSAPSSNPHTTLLEQLDRLYDPPKRISLRGTEKLPDSPWVKRALRAEGIEVYYWFARFPVAKFAGSKDGRHRVEFMDLRFYLPGLRLPFVYYVEMDDAGGILSEGFVKGRRDL, from the coding sequence ATGGATAGTCTGACCCATACGATCACCGGAGCGGTCATCGCAGAGGCTATTAAGGACGAAAAGATTGGACGATGGGGGTTCCTTGCCGGGATGGCCGCGGGAATCTTTCCGGATGGGGATTTCGTCCTCGGCCTCATCGATTCACAGTTTTCCATCCAATACCACCGAGATTTTACCCATTCCCTTTTTCTGATCCCCTTTTTTGGCCTGTTCCTCAGCTGGGCCTTTGCCAAGATCTCGAGACGTCCCCACCTTTGGAGATATTACAAAGTCTGCCTTCCCGTCCTCTTGAGCCATGTCTTGCTCGATCTTCTCACCTCCTATGGGACGATGATCCTCTCCCCCTTCTCGAATCTTCGGTTTTCCTTGGATCTCGTCTTCATCATCGACCTCCTCTTCTCAGGGATGGTTTTGCTCCCCTTTCTTGTAAGCCTCTTCTTCCGGAAGGCCGGGCCCTGGCTCTGCAGGGGGTCTCTCCTTGGGCTCCTCCTTTACATCCTTTTCTGTGGGTACCAGCAGGGAGAGGCTCTCAAGGAGGCGAAACATTTTACTCGCGGGCTCGACGAGCGGGTGGTCCAGGTGGCGGCCCTGCCCCAACCCCTCTCCCCTTTCCGATGGGCCCTCTTGGTCGAGACCGAAGAGAAGGTCTACCAGGGATTCGTTGATCTGAGGAAACGCGAGCACTCCGCACCTTCGTCGAACCCCCACACGACACTACTTGAACAATTGGATCGCCTCTATGATCCCCCGAAAAGGATCTCCTTAAGGGGGACGGAGAAACTTCCAGACTCTCCCTGGGTGAAACGGGCCCTGAGGGCGGAGGGGATCGAGGTCTATTACTGGTTTGCCAGGTTTCCCGTGGCCAAATTCGCCGGTTCGAAAGATGGGCGCCACAGGGTGGAATTCATGGATTTGAGATTCTACCTGCCTGGCCTCCGTCTTCCTTTCGTCTATTATGTGGAGATGGATGATGCGGGGGGGATCCTTTCCGAAGGGTTTGTGAAGGGGAGAAGGGATCTATGA
- a CDS encoding SH3 domain-containing protein, translating to MVFPFIFFLLSGCSGTRPDTKKAEESPPSSVERKLEEPSKEAAPTPQPPLESQKQVPPAAPSAPPIPETPKPSPPPQPVLPQPPPPRTVKILWESVNLREGPGLQHKVVGVVRKGTTLIVLDEMGNWLRVRLESGKEAWVSKAATSEAPKPPPPPPKPKPM from the coding sequence ATGGTATTTCCTTTCATCTTCTTCCTTCTCTCGGGGTGTTCAGGCACGAGGCCTGATACAAAGAAGGCGGAAGAAAGCCCCCCCTCTTCGGTGGAAAGGAAGTTGGAAGAACCTTCAAAAGAGGCCGCACCAACCCCTCAACCCCCCTTAGAATCTCAAAAGCAGGTCCCGCCTGCAGCGCCCTCGGCACCTCCCATCCCGGAGACGCCGAAACCCTCACCCCCTCCTCAGCCGGTTTTGCCTCAACCCCCTCCCCCTCGAACCGTAAAAATCTTATGGGAATCGGTCAATCTCCGGGAAGGGCCTGGTCTCCAACATAAGGTGGTCGGGGTTGTCAGAAAGGGGACCACCCTCATCGTCCTCGATGAGATGGGTAACTGGTTACGCGTTCGGCTGGAAAGCGGAAAGGAAGCATGGGTGAGCAAGGCGGCCACTTCAGAGGCACCCAAGCCCCCTCCCCCTCCGCCGAAACCCAAACCCATGTGA
- a CDS encoding Sir2 family NAD-dependent protein deacetylase, with product MREIATVARWILSSKRVVIFGGAGLSTESGIPDFRSPGGVWDRYNPEDFYYQNFISSEASREKYWQMATEMYEPMKRAQPNQAHLAIAELERLGKLDCIITQNIDGLHQKAGNSPEKIIELHGTALHVTCLTCKKRYDRDEIQERIRRGIKVPYCDECGGPLKPSTISFGQAMPEREMGEAYRRSSEADLFIVIGSSLVVQPAASLPLLAKRNGAKLVIINRDPTPYDHLADIVIHGQAGPIMAEILRQVNHGLKNDHGN from the coding sequence ATGAGAGAGATTGCCACGGTGGCCCGATGGATCCTCTCCTCCAAAAGGGTGGTCATTTTCGGAGGGGCTGGGCTGAGCACGGAATCCGGCATCCCAGACTTCAGAAGCCCAGGGGGTGTCTGGGATCGCTATAATCCCGAGGATTTTTACTATCAAAATTTCATCTCTAGCGAGGCCTCGCGCGAAAAATACTGGCAGATGGCGACCGAAATGTATGAGCCGATGAAACGGGCCCAACCCAATCAGGCCCACCTCGCCATTGCCGAATTGGAGAGGCTGGGGAAACTCGATTGCATCATCACCCAGAATATCGACGGCCTCCACCAAAAGGCGGGAAACTCGCCCGAGAAGATCATCGAGCTGCACGGAACCGCCTTGCACGTGACATGCTTGACCTGTAAAAAAAGGTACGACCGCGACGAGATCCAAGAGCGAATCCGGAGAGGGATAAAAGTCCCCTACTGTGACGAATGCGGAGGCCCTCTGAAACCTTCCACGATCTCCTTCGGCCAGGCCATGCCGGAGAGGGAAATGGGCGAAGCCTATCGTCGCTCCTCCGAAGCCGACCTCTTTATCGTCATCGGTTCTTCCCTCGTCGTTCAACCTGCGGCCTCCTTGCCCCTCCTAGCAAAAAGGAATGGGGCGAAGCTGGTGATCATTAACAGGGATCCCACTCCATACGACCACCTTGCCGATATCGTCATCCATGGCCAGGCAGGTCCGATTATGGCCGAGATCCTGAGACAGGTAAACCATGGTCTGAAAAACGATCATGGAAATTGA
- a CDS encoding radical SAM protein translates to MIQLKGMGCRLIQQGYPQGSCYVEVEGRKALACEATLRSSDKGWLRLISAAHLSRPENYLSLYQSGCNFSCRKCHSWSFTKRASGEWWAPEDVLKACKEYEKGVTLREPRERATAFHAQESCRCCGACVMYGKRSSLCPRVIQKKDIVLSPQGWGPARNIVAFTGGDLTCCPEFYVDCAQLIKQETQLWVLIETNGYGLTPQNLDRLKDAGVDAFWLDLKAYDGTDHKWLTGCFNRNILKLPEEILKRGFVLEVLSLYIPGLVETPQLKKIAQLLFDLDPEIPFTILAFFPEFQMKRYKSPKVTEMISAYQEVKEVGLMHVRLGNTGIFASSESDYHLLREEVGVGNF, encoded by the coding sequence ATGATACAGTTGAAGGGTATGGGTTGCAGGTTGATCCAACAGGGCTATCCTCAAGGGAGCTGTTATGTCGAGGTCGAAGGAAGGAAGGCGTTGGCCTGTGAGGCGACCCTCCGGTCTTCCGACAAGGGCTGGCTCCGTCTCATCTCCGCGGCCCACCTCTCTCGGCCAGAGAATTACCTCTCTCTTTATCAATCGGGGTGCAACTTTTCTTGTAGAAAATGTCACTCCTGGAGCTTTACCAAGAGGGCCAGCGGGGAGTGGTGGGCTCCCGAGGATGTCCTGAAGGCCTGCAAAGAGTACGAAAAGGGGGTGACATTACGCGAGCCCCGGGAGAGGGCCACCGCCTTTCATGCCCAGGAATCTTGCCGCTGCTGCGGGGCCTGCGTGATGTATGGGAAACGGTCCTCCCTCTGTCCGAGAGTCATTCAGAAAAAGGATATCGTGTTGAGTCCTCAGGGGTGGGGGCCTGCCCGGAATATCGTCGCCTTCACCGGAGGCGACCTCACCTGCTGTCCCGAGTTTTATGTCGACTGCGCGCAGTTGATCAAGCAAGAAACCCAACTCTGGGTTCTGATCGAAACGAACGGGTATGGGTTGACCCCCCAAAACCTCGATCGGTTGAAGGATGCGGGCGTGGACGCGTTCTGGCTCGACCTGAAGGCTTACGATGGAACAGACCACAAGTGGCTGACGGGTTGTTTCAATCGGAATATTTTGAAGCTTCCGGAGGAGATTCTGAAAAGGGGGTTCGTGCTGGAGGTCCTCTCCCTCTACATCCCGGGTCTGGTGGAGACCCCCCAGCTGAAGAAGATCGCCCAGTTGCTTTTCGACCTCGATCCTGAAATTCCCTTTACGATCCTGGCCTTCTTTCCGGAATTCCAGATGAAACGATATAAAAGTCCCAAGGTGACGGAGATGATTTCTGCCTACCAGGAGGTCAAAGAGGTAGGCCTGATGCATGTCAGGCTCGGGAACACGGGGATTTTCGCCTCCTCGGAATCGGATTACCATCTCTTGAGAGAAGAAGTGGGCGTTGGAAATTTTTGA
- the lpxC gene encoding UDP-3-O-acyl-N-acetylglucosamine deacetylase yields the protein MEKRILIVDDEERVLESIRGVLEDEGFRVTAVKSGTEALEAFQRERPDVTLLDIWMPGMDGIEVLKRLKGIDPDCQVIMISGHATISTAMAAVKQGALDFIEKPISLDALLKSVRVALDRPVEGMEDPQAPAPVTDREGAPPVSLETQSPLPPKGRKRPSTPLALQKTIQKSVVLYGRGLHSGMKTGLLLQPLPPHSGILFGNVSNEEVVPAHLDYVQTTEYATSLKKGMAIAKTVEHLLAVLHAYGITNLMVKMIEEIPIMDGSAIEFCKMIEEAGIEEQDERTDEIVIDRRYEVIHKHKSLVIEPAETLTIHYFLDYPYPIGPQSLEFVLDSAVSFKEQIAPARTFGFLKDIEMLERMGLAGGGRLHNFILVDDEKVVNTELRFPDEFVRHKILDLIGDLYLLNRPIRGRVTARFTGHTENIAMMRKIQEGLRLKGP from the coding sequence ATGGAGAAGAGGATTCTCATCGTGGATGACGAAGAGAGGGTGCTGGAGTCGATTCGGGGAGTGCTCGAGGATGAGGGGTTCCGCGTAACGGCCGTCAAAAGCGGCACGGAGGCCCTTGAGGCATTTCAACGAGAACGCCCGGATGTGACCCTTCTCGATATCTGGATGCCCGGGATGGATGGGATCGAAGTCTTGAAACGACTGAAGGGGATTGACCCGGACTGTCAGGTCATCATGATCTCTGGCCATGCGACGATCTCCACGGCCATGGCGGCCGTCAAGCAAGGGGCCTTGGACTTTATCGAAAAGCCCATCTCCCTCGACGCCCTCCTCAAATCGGTCCGGGTGGCCCTTGATCGGCCTGTCGAAGGGATGGAAGATCCCCAGGCCCCGGCCCCGGTCACGGACAGGGAAGGGGCCCCTCCTGTTTCTCTCGAAACCCAAAGCCCTCTCCCTCCAAAGGGGCGGAAACGGCCCTCGACCCCTCTGGCCCTCCAGAAGACGATTCAGAAGAGCGTGGTCCTCTATGGACGAGGACTCCACTCCGGCATGAAGACCGGCCTTCTCCTCCAGCCCCTCCCTCCTCACAGCGGCATCCTCTTCGGCAATGTCTCCAACGAGGAGGTGGTCCCGGCCCACCTCGATTATGTCCAGACGACGGAGTACGCCACCTCCCTCAAAAAGGGGATGGCCATCGCCAAGACGGTCGAACATCTGCTGGCGGTCCTCCATGCCTACGGGATCACCAATCTGATGGTGAAGATGATCGAGGAGATCCCCATCATGGATGGTTCGGCCATAGAGTTCTGCAAGATGATCGAGGAGGCGGGGATCGAGGAGCAGGATGAGAGGACGGATGAGATCGTGATCGACCGACGGTACGAAGTGATCCACAAGCACAAATCCCTTGTGATCGAGCCTGCAGAGACTCTCACCATCCACTATTTTTTGGATTACCCCTATCCGATTGGCCCCCAGAGCCTCGAGTTCGTCCTGGACAGTGCGGTTAGTTTTAAGGAGCAGATTGCCCCGGCTCGGACCTTTGGGTTTTTGAAGGATATCGAGATGCTGGAGCGGATGGGCCTGGCTGGCGGAGGACGCCTCCACAATTTTATCCTCGTCGATGACGAGAAGGTGGTCAATACGGAATTGAGGTTTCCTGACGAGTTCGTCAGACACAAGATTCTCGATTTGATCGGCGACCTCTACCTGCTCAATCGGCCGATTCGTGGAAGGGTGACGGCACGGTTTACGGGCCATACCGAAAATATTGCCATGATGCGAAAAATCCAAGAGGGGCTCCGTTTGAAAGGGCCCTGA
- a CDS encoding helix-turn-helix domain-containing protein — MGREERPGVKEFLNLLADLLAEKYFERLDDRMKKIPELRRLITAKEASQYLSLSTDTIYRLASAKKLPYLKIGDRVLFDLKALDRWIEKHLIREKDYKKEELRAGAEPPNELRPSRESDLLNLLKKKGREPNPL, encoded by the coding sequence ATGGGACGGGAGGAAAGGCCCGGGGTGAAGGAATTCTTGAACTTATTGGCAGACCTCCTCGCCGAAAAGTATTTTGAGCGGTTGGATGACCGGATGAAGAAGATCCCGGAACTCCGAAGGTTGATCACGGCCAAAGAGGCCAGCCAGTACCTCAGCCTTTCCACGGATACGATTTATCGCCTGGCCTCTGCGAAAAAACTCCCCTACCTCAAGATCGGGGACCGGGTGCTGTTTGATCTCAAGGCCCTTGACCGCTGGATTGAGAAGCATCTCATCCGGGAGAAAGATTATAAAAAGGAAGAGCTCAGGGCCGGTGCGGAACCTCCCAACGAGTTGAGGCCCTCCAGGGAGTCCGATCTCCTCAACCTTCTTAAAAAGAAGGGGAGGGAGCCCAACCCCCTTTAA
- a CDS encoding GIY-YIG nuclease family protein — MNLWVYILQSETTGRYYCGQTSNLQRRLLQHNDPQYHLSKTTKRLQGPWKLLWSQECPNQTVNLPRRLLQSQDLIFPSQKTCSKVF; from the coding sequence ATGAACCTCTGGGTCTACATCCTCCAAAGCGAAACCACAGGACGCTACTACTGCGGCCAAACCAGCAACCTCCAACGAAGACTCCTCCAACACAACGACCCCCAATACCACCTCTCCAAAACCACCAAACGACTCCAAGGCCCCTGGAAACTCCTCTGGTCCCAAGAATGCCCAAACCAGACGGTGAACCTGCCAAGACGACTTCTCCAATCTCAGGATCTCATTTTCCCTTCCCAAAAGACCTGTTCGAAGGTCTTTTAA
- the pssA gene encoding CDP-diacylglycerol--serine O-phosphatidyltransferase, producing the protein MSTRRRRTPLKVRKGIYILPNLFTTGNLFCGFWAMISVFQERFFDAAVAILLAAVFDTLDGKVARLSGATTKFGVQYDSLADVISFGVAPALLAFSWALRPYGRFGWLAAFLFVVCGALRLARFNVMSASGETKYFKGLPIPAAAAMIALTILLYLRLIETGWVKDIVILIMIYVLAFLMVSNIRYASFKEFDLARRKPFSLFIFIVLSMIVIVMEPVIVLFAFILGYVFSGPVQMIRAWQRRQALKRLSPHLEDEITVKG; encoded by the coding sequence ATGTCCACGCGCAGAAGGAGAACGCCTCTTAAGGTCCGCAAGGGGATCTATATCCTTCCCAACCTCTTTACTACGGGGAACCTCTTTTGCGGGTTCTGGGCGATGATCTCCGTCTTTCAAGAAAGATTTTTCGACGCCGCGGTGGCCATCCTCCTTGCGGCGGTCTTTGACACCCTTGATGGAAAGGTGGCCCGGCTTTCAGGGGCCACCACCAAATTCGGCGTTCAATACGACTCCCTCGCCGATGTGATCTCCTTTGGCGTGGCCCCGGCACTGCTGGCCTTCAGTTGGGCCTTGCGTCCCTACGGTCGGTTTGGATGGTTGGCCGCCTTTCTCTTCGTGGTCTGCGGTGCCCTCCGGTTGGCCCGGTTCAACGTCATGTCCGCTTCGGGGGAGACCAAATATTTCAAAGGCCTTCCCATCCCGGCGGCCGCCGCGATGATCGCCCTGACGATCCTGCTCTATCTTCGACTGATCGAGACCGGGTGGGTGAAAGATATCGTTATCCTCATCATGATCTACGTCTTGGCCTTCCTCATGGTGTCTAACATCCGCTATGCCAGCTTCAAGGAATTCGACCTGGCCCGCCGGAAGCCCTTTAGCCTGTTCATCTTCATCGTCCTTTCGATGATTGTCATCGTGATGGAACCCGTGATCGTCCTTTTCGCTTTCATCCTCGGTTACGTCTTCTCAGGACCGGTTCAGATGATTCGGGCCTGGCAGAGAAGGCAGGCCCTGAAACGCCTAAGCCCCCATCTCGAAGATGAAATCACGGTAAAGGGTTGA
- a CDS encoding phosphatidylserine decarboxylase family protein, with protein MVSNRWPIAREGLPFLIPSLLLTLLLLGLGWTGGGLLGLLVTLFIAYFFRNPKRKIPNLKNIVLSPADGKVVEVGACNEDRFLKEKALKISIFMSPFDVHLNRAPISGKVVQVAYQPGKFSAANRSKASIFNERNALMIEAEGRFRVLLVQIAGFIARRIVCYAKPGDHLNQGEIFGMIRFGSRVDLFLPLTIQPIVRVGQHLKGGESIIGYVHAQKENAS; from the coding sequence ATGGTTTCCAACCGTTGGCCCATTGCCCGCGAAGGGCTGCCATTCCTGATCCCTTCTCTCCTTTTGACCCTCCTCCTCTTAGGACTGGGGTGGACGGGAGGGGGTCTTCTCGGCCTCTTGGTCACCCTCTTCATCGCCTATTTCTTCCGAAACCCGAAGCGGAAGATCCCCAACCTCAAGAATATTGTCCTCTCACCTGCCGACGGAAAGGTGGTGGAGGTGGGAGCGTGCAATGAAGACCGTTTTCTTAAAGAGAAAGCCTTGAAGATCTCCATTTTTATGTCGCCCTTCGACGTCCATCTGAACCGGGCCCCGATTTCGGGGAAGGTGGTCCAGGTCGCCTATCAGCCCGGAAAGTTCTCCGCCGCAAATCGGAGCAAGGCCTCCATATTCAATGAACGGAATGCCTTGATGATCGAGGCCGAAGGCCGCTTCAGGGTCTTGCTCGTCCAAATCGCTGGGTTCATCGCCCGAAGGATCGTCTGTTATGCGAAGCCTGGCGATCACTTGAATCAGGGAGAGATATTTGGTATGATTCGGTTTGGGTCAAGGGTGGACCTGTTTCTGCCTCTAACGATTCAGCCCATCGTCCGGGTGGGTCAGCATCTCAAGGGAGGGGAGTCCATCATCGGCTATGTCCACGCGCAGAAGGAGAACGCCTCTTAA
- the ilvC gene encoding ketol-acid reductoisomerase, whose product MKIYYDQDADLNDLKGKKIAIIGYGSQGHAQALNLRDSGLDVIVAQRKGSENYDLALRHGFHPVGAAQAAQEADLIQILTQDHVQAKLYEEDIKPHLREGKTLIFSHGFNVHFGQIVPPREIDVVMVAPKGPGHLVRREYERGAGVPSLMAIYQDYTKKAKRTALAYAKGLGATRAGVIETTFQEETETDLFGEQAVLCGGVSELIKAGFDTLVEAGYQPEIAYFECLHELKLIVDLMYEGGLSYMRYSVSDTAEYGDLTRGKRIVTEETRREMRRILAEVQNGSFAKEWITENLVGRPVFNALRRKEAEHPIETVGRKLRAMMGWLKEKTP is encoded by the coding sequence ATGAAAATCTACTACGACCAGGATGCGGACCTGAACGACTTGAAGGGAAAGAAGATTGCCATCATCGGCTACGGGAGTCAGGGCCATGCCCAAGCCCTGAATCTTCGCGACAGCGGCCTCGACGTCATCGTCGCCCAGCGAAAGGGAAGCGAGAATTATGACCTGGCCCTTCGACACGGGTTTCATCCCGTCGGGGCAGCCCAGGCGGCCCAAGAAGCCGATTTGATCCAAATCCTCACCCAGGATCATGTCCAGGCCAAACTCTACGAAGAGGATATCAAGCCTCATCTCCGCGAGGGCAAAACCTTGATCTTCTCCCACGGATTCAATGTACACTTTGGCCAAATTGTCCCTCCCAGGGAAATCGATGTGGTCATGGTCGCACCCAAAGGGCCTGGCCATCTGGTCCGAAGAGAATATGAAAGGGGAGCTGGCGTCCCCTCCCTCATGGCCATCTACCAGGACTATACGAAAAAGGCCAAGAGGACGGCCCTTGCCTACGCCAAAGGGCTGGGGGCAACCCGGGCCGGCGTCATCGAGACGACCTTCCAAGAGGAGACGGAGACGGATCTTTTCGGTGAACAGGCCGTGCTTTGCGGTGGGGTGAGCGAGCTCATCAAGGCCGGATTCGATACCTTGGTCGAGGCAGGCTACCAGCCGGAGATCGCCTACTTCGAATGCCTCCACGAACTCAAACTGATCGTCGACCTGATGTACGAGGGGGGCCTCTCCTACATGCGTTATTCGGTCTCCGACACGGCCGAATATGGGGATTTGACGAGGGGAAAACGGATCGTCACGGAGGAGACAAGGCGGGAGATGAGGCGCATCCTCGCCGAGGTCCAGAACGGTTCCTTTGCGAAGGAGTGGATCACAGAGAATCTGGTCGGCCGGCCTGTCTTCAATGCCCTGAGAAGGAAGGAAGCCGAACATCCCATCGAAACCGTGGGAAGGAAACTGCGCGCCATGATGGGTTGGCTCAAAGAGAAGACCCCTTAA
- the ilvN gene encoding acetolactate synthase small subunit translates to MRHVITLLVENEFGVLARIAGLFSGRGFNIESLSVAETLDPTVSTMTIVTRGDDQIIEQILKQLNKLIPVIKVVDLIDKEFVEREMVLVKVSTTEKTRDEVLRIAEIFRGKIIDVGSKTYTIEVTGDEKKIDALLSLLKPIGIKELVRTGRVAMARGSKIMTELT, encoded by the coding sequence ATGCGCCACGTCATCACCCTCTTGGTAGAAAACGAATTTGGTGTGCTCGCGAGGATTGCCGGCCTTTTCAGCGGGAGGGGATTCAACATCGAAAGCCTCTCCGTGGCCGAGACCCTCGACCCGACGGTGTCGACCATGACCATCGTGACACGGGGGGACGATCAGATCATCGAACAGATCCTGAAACAGCTCAATAAGTTGATCCCGGTCATCAAGGTCGTCGACCTCATCGACAAGGAATTCGTGGAAAGGGAGATGGTTCTCGTCAAGGTCTCGACCACCGAAAAGACCCGCGACGAGGTCCTCAGGATCGCCGAGATCTTCCGGGGAAAGATCATCGACGTGGGATCCAAAACCTACACGATCGAAGTCACGGGAGACGAGAAGAAGATCGACGCCCTCCTCTCCCTCCTGAAGCCCATCGGGATCAAAGAGCTGGTCCGGACAGGACGGGTGGCCATGGCAAGGGGGAGTAAAATCATGACCGAACTCACCTGA